The genomic window ATTCAATTTTAATCGGAAAAAACGGTCGGACTTTACAGGCTTTAAACGAGCTGGTAAAACTTGCCACTTCAACCAAGTTTAAGAAGCGGATAAGAATTCTTCTCGATATTAATGATTATAAAGATGGGAAGTATCATAAGATTATATCAATTGCGAAGCGCACGGCGCGTGAAGTCCAAAAGACGCATACCGATGCGACGCTTGAAGCAATGCCGGCGGATGAAAGACGGATTGTGCATAATACGCTTGGCAAAATGCCTCACATCAAAACCGAATCTGTCGGTAATGGTCATCATCGCCAGGTTATGATTAAGTATATTGATTAAATAGTACTA from Bacilli bacterium includes these protein-coding regions:
- the jag gene encoding RNA-binding cell elongation regulator Jag/EloR; protein product: MKTFSAKTVDEAISLALLDLGGQSVEDIIYEVIEEKKGLFSKKATIRVYEVSDIIEFATEYLKKVIESFEITPTFTPTLKDDIVRITIDSNHNSILIGKNGRTLQALNELVKLATSTKFKKRIRILLDINDYKDGKYHKIISIAKRTAREVQKTHTDATLEAMPADERRIVHNTLGKMPHIKTESVGNGHHRQVMIKYID